One window of the Corticium candelabrum chromosome 7, ooCorCand1.1, whole genome shotgun sequence genome contains the following:
- the LOC134182476 gene encoding putative mediator of RNA polymerase II transcription subunit 26 has translation MTCRPLSFNVVIPNGELAQIRRWVLDHPNKETGGDLFGLWSKDNTAVVQFVLGPGKRSRRTTMSYFQDTKYLAESDSVITEQYGLCHIGEWHSHHTLGLARPSDGDQKTVWSNMPNNGFKRFIIFIANLEKETRSRTRDVELRGGTGLGCFLFQVKDTKSWEQYDVMQGYFDVTNGQSPYRHELVPMIGKGAETLYKRHEVAVEHVQSSRSQGYELGHILLYSKDQERLILLPHPQPQQQRQRQEQIQQQEIQQRQQQQQQQQPYLTTQLLPHEQQQQQQQLSSLTTLTPTPTINNFHQDPQSLLVTRIPDIPLLELTLDHLNTTGLKKVSRNINLPILINGKPPQHQLIVYHNKFPIYHNNRESIKQDIITPNHSQINKDNQTGRLPTHHNIKLLIIINKDHHTGRLPVHHNLNLLILGM, from the exons ATGACCTGTCGACCTCTGTCTTTCAATGTGGTTATACCCAACGGAGAACTTGCCCAGATCAGAAGATGGGTTCTTGACCACCCTAACAAAGAAACGGGAGGAGATCTCTTCGGACTTTGGTCAAAAGACAACACCGCCGTTGTACAATTTGTGCTTGGTCCAGGAAAAAGGAGTCGTCGCACAACAATGTCGTACTTTCAAGATACAAAATACCTTGCTGAGAGTGACTCCGTTATAACTGAGCAGTATGGTCTTTGCCACATCGGTGAGTGGCACTCTCATCACACTCTGGGCTTGGCTCGACCGAGTGATGGAGATCAGAAAACGGTTTGGAGCAACATGCCCAACAATGGCTTCAAGCGTTTCATCATCTTCATTGCAAACTTGGAAAAAGAGACGCGAAGCAGGACGAGAGATGTAGAGCTCCGTGGAGGCACTGGTCTGGGCTGCTTCCTATTTCAAGTGAAAGATACGAAATCTTGGGAACAATATGATGTAATGCAAGGATATTTTGATGTTACTAACGGACAAAGCCCGTACAGACATGAACTGGTCCCGATGATTGGGAAAGGTGCTGAGACTCTCTACAAAAGGCATGAAGTTGcagttgaacatgtacaatCATCACGATCACAAGGATATGAACTCGGTCATATACTGCTCTACAGCAAAGACCAAGAAAGATTGATATTGCTTCCACATCCACAACCACAACAGCAGCGACAACGACAAGAGCAAATACAACAGCAAGAGATACAgcaacgacaacaacaacaacaacaacaacaaccataTCTAACAACACAACTACTACCACacgaacaacaacaacaacaacaacaactgtcATCTCTAACAACT TTAACACCCACTCCAACTATCAACAACTTCCATCAGGATCCACAGAGTCTACTGGTTACCCGCATACCAGACATTCCACTACTGGAGCTTACCCTAGATCATCTCAACACAACTGGCCTCAAGAAAGTGTCCAGGAACATCAACCTGCCTATTTTGATCAACGGAAAGCCACCTCAACACCAGCTAATCGTGTACCACAACAAGTTTCCCATCTATCACAACAACAGGGAATCCATCAAACAAGACATAATAACCCCCAATCACTCACAAATCAACAAGGACAACCAAACTGGCAGGCTCCCTACCCACCACAATATCAAGCTCCTTATCATTATCAACAAGGACCACCACACTGGCAGACTCCCTGTTCACCACAACCTCAACCTCCTTATCCTGGGCATGTGA
- the LOC134182559 gene encoding uncharacterized protein LOC134182559: MTNSTVRIRSSAGSSRKPFQLSIHNGELAQLQAWVLLHENIETGGDLFGLWSTDNTAVVHLVLGPGEHSRRTTTSFFQDTEYLGNKGRQLTQEYGLCHIGEWHSHHTLGLARPSAGDESTVWRHMPSNGFRRFIVCIANIDRGESSRSHAYRPSIGRENCVGLGCFLFEVKDTVTWERCDMLQGSFKVIDGQSSYRKSRALHQTISIGAESVHSPHEVNVKEQMSISRGWDVTKTGNNIVLYSKSRSTSLNYDHHTAINRSFRDLTSVSKSGIAPVSDTSSRTGTPSQTIRTSHGGGGRSLATVESAKPTSRMRPQTPSGTSSRALRGSGSNRQAVTSIRETLKTVGAPLWDVILPSHQSLLENLAHDLTGQLIKELEAVTIHFKVCVPSKCDLACRLICHDDKGHTLKLYTSGLATTPSFTIDLNSRHRTSLVASTIVERVQKIVAGVTEKMPARNQVISAAVRSQYSRNDRIQNTSRYSKYDTTTRMRTNSRYGCSNYIRRGRNS, encoded by the coding sequence ATGACCAACAGCACCGTTCGAATAAGAAGCAGTGCTGGCTCATCCAGAAAACCATTTCAACTCAGCATTCACAATGGCGAGTTGGCGCAGCTTCAAGCGTGGGTCCTTCTTCACGAGAACATCGAAACTGGCGGGGACCTTTTTGGTCTGTGGTCAACAGACAACACTGCCGTTGTGCATCTCGTTCTTGGACCTGGAGAACACAGCAGACGTACTACAACATCGTTTTTTCAAGACACAGAGTATCTTGGGAATAAGGGTCGccaacttacacaggaatacGGTCTTTGTCATATTGGGGAGTGGCACTCTCATCACACTTTGGGTCTGGCAAGACCCAGTGCGGGAGACGAAAGCACGGTATGGCGTCATATGCCTAGCAACGGGTTTAGGCGTTTTATTGTATGCATTGCCAACATCGACCGTGGCGAGAGCAGCAGAAGTCACGCCTACCGTCCAAGTATTGGACGAGAGAACTGTGTAGGTCTGGGCTGCTTCCTGTTTGAGGTGAAGGATACCGTCACTTGGGAACGGTGCGACATGTTGCAGGGCTCGTTTAAGGTAATTGATGGTCAAAGCTCATACAGAAAGTCGCGAGCACTCCATCAGACGATAAGCATAGGCGCTGAAAGTGTTCACTCTCCACATGAAGTCAACGTCAAAGAACAGATGTCAATATCGCGCGGCTGGGACGTCACAAAGACGGGAAACAACATAGTTCTATATAGCAAATCACGATCCACTTCACTCAATTATGATCATCACACAGCAATTAATCGAAGTTTTCGTGATCTCACTAGCGTTTCAAAGTCTGGTATCGCACCTGTTAGCGACACCAGTAGTAGGACTGGAACTCCTAGCCAAACAATTCGAACTTCGCATGGCGGTGGAGGCAGAAGTCTAGCAACTGTCGAGAGCGCAAAGCCCACTTCAAGAATGAGGCCCCAAACCCCAAGTGGGACGAGCAGCAGAGCACTCCGAGGTTCCGGGAGTAACCGTCAGGCTGTTACAAGCATAAGAGAAACACTGAAAACTGTAGGTGCACCATTGTGGGACGTAATTTTACCCTCTCACCAGTCGCTTCTTGAGAATCTGGCTCATGATCTCACTGGACAATTGATCAAAGAACTTGAAGCTGTCACTATTCACTTCAAAGTATGCGTACCAAGCAAGTGCGATCTCGCGTGTAGACTCATCTGTCACGACGACAAAGGACATACATTGAAATTGTACACTAGTGGGCTAGCTACCACTCCTTCTTTTACCATTGACCTGAACAGCAGACACAGAACTAGCCTAGTAGCTAGCACAATTGTTGAAAGAGTACAGAAGATCGTTGCAGGTGTAACAGAAAAGATGCCCGCGAGAAATCAAGTCATTTCAGCAGCTGTACGAAGCCAGTACTCTCGAAATGATAGAATCCAAAATACTTCCAGATATTCAAAATATGACACCACAACCCGAATGAGGACCAATTCCCGGTATGGCTGTTCAAATTATATCAGAAGAGGCAGAAACAGCTAG
- the LOC134182120 gene encoding uncharacterized protein LOC134182120 — protein sequence MIVKAFENIIGCGALNALECSQLRLDIQQGGFGLRSAKHSAFEAFLGGWSNTLGHLPHRDGRLSSLCDGLLRDHDKDQPLVLSELTSALANLHQQFDDTRKVLSCISKLPDAPKKLQGKLHQAKKAVEFTQVLQQCTNSCEQARIQGCGGPNSGAWLDAIPSTHHFILGNDNFVNAVCLRLGKAIPCLHSLDQCVAQCGQPIDIEGYHAMTCKWGGGPIKRHDSVLDCFYDMSKSLGFHCRKELTAQFENKQRPDIAIYNYKDGKKLLLDVTITHPLAKRSISASCSKPGFAAAEKEREKDSKYLVKSTNLGYLFRPIALEVYGRWGNTAETTLEELSKKSPQSTGLNPSEFKLHWRRRIAINLQRANSSIIQNKVSAIVGKCIGNPDAAFTMSARYFGGDFT from the coding sequence ATGATAGTCAAGGCTTTCGAGAACATCATAGGATGTGGTGCTCTCAATGCTCTGGAATGCTCACAACTTCGACTTGACATTCAACAAGGAGGTTTTGGTCTTCGGTCTGCAAAGCATTCTGCGTTTGAGGCTTTTCTTGGAGGTTGGTCCAACACTCTAGGTCATCTCCCTCATCGTGATGGTCGTCTGAGTAGTTTGTGTGATGGCCTCCTAAGAGATCACGACAAAGATCAGCCTCTAGTTCTCAGTGAATTGACAAGTGCCCTGGCAAATCTTCACCAGCAGTTCGACGATACTCGAAAAGTGTTATCATGTATATCAAAACTTCCAGATGCTCCAAAGAAACTTCAAGGAAAACTTCACCAAGCCAAGAAAGCTGTTGAGTTCACCCAGGTTTTACAACAATGCACCAATAGTTGTGAGCAAGCCCGAATACAAGGTTGTGGTGGTCCAAATTCTGGGGCTTGGCTGGATGCGATTCCGAGTACGCATCATTTTATTCTCGGCAATGACAACTTTGTCAACGCTGTTTGTCTGCGACTCGGTAAAGCCATCCCGTGCTTGCATTCTTTGGACCAGTGTGTTGCTCAGTGTGGTCAGCCCATAGACATTGAAGGATACCATGCCATGACCTGTAAGTGGGGTGGAGGCCCAATCAAACGACATGACAGTGTACTCGACTGCTTTTACGACATGTCCAAATCTCTTGGATTCCATTGTCGCAAAGAGTTGACAGCGCAATTCGAGAATAAGCAACGTCCTGACATCGCCATATACAATTATAAAGATGGAAAAAAGCTTCTCTTAGATGTAACCATCACCCATCCCTTGGCGAAGCGGTCAATCAGTGCCAGTTGTAGCAAACCTGGTTTTGCAGCAGCCGAgaaggagagagagaaagataGCAAGTACCTTGTCAAGTCAACAAATCTTGGGTATTTGTTTCGTCCCATTGCCCTAGAGGTATACGGCCGTTGGGGAAACACAGCGGAGACGACACTAGAAGAACTATCAAAGAAGTCCCCTCAATCTACAGGCTTAAATCCCAGCGAATTCAAGCTACATTGGAGAAGGAGAATAGCGATCAATCTTCAAAGGGCCAACTCATCAATCATCCAAAACAAGGTGTCTGCCATCGTTGGAAAGTGTATCGGAAATCCTGATGCTGCTTTTACGATGTCAGCAAGATACTTTGGTGGTGACTTTACGTAG